The following proteins are encoded in a genomic region of Methanoculleus bourgensis MS2:
- a CDS encoding SWIM zinc finger family protein: MRGIWEKIEQDGALTEEFRACIERVYKDRGRKALTAVDERRVKRYLDFYVVVGHSNEYIVEEDFCTCSDFLFRGRECWHILAVRIAERTGLYESYDLWYQDVWKL; this comes from the coding sequence ATGAGAGGTATCTGGGAGAAGATCGAACAGGATGGGGCGCTGACAGAAGAGTTTCGTGCCTGCATCGAGCGCGTCTACAAAGACCGGGGAAGAAAAGCGCTTACCGCCGTTGATGAACGGCGGGTGAAGCGTTACCTGGACTTCTACGTCGTGGTGGGGCACAGCAACGAGTATATCGTGGAAGAAGATTTCTGCACCTGCAGCGACTTCCTCTTCCGGGGACGCGAATGCTGGCACATTCTCGCGGTACGCATTGCTGAACGGACAGGATTATACGAATCCTATGATCTCTGGTACCAGGATGTATGGAAACTTTAA
- a CDS encoding Nif3-like dinuclear metal center hexameric protein has product MRYYMDVHEFITAMEQVAPPELAEEYDAGRIGLIVEGRDDVGTVCCALDATQRVVKAAVAAGADMLVVHHTPLWNPVTAVRGPTARLLRSLLSSGMNLYVMHTNFDHAEGGVNDVLAARLGLQRTDRMTAGLVGDCTLNAEEIARRLPGGAIRVYGGVSTIRRLAVVGGSGFDPDLIQEALDLGADAFLSAELKHSVARASPIPCLEATHYALEAPAMEALASRMGWHYIPDPPHVVVVS; this is encoded by the coding sequence ATGAGGTACTATATGGATGTCCACGAGTTCATCACCGCAATGGAACAGGTTGCTCCCCCTGAACTTGCCGAAGAGTATGACGCCGGGAGGATCGGCCTCATCGTCGAGGGCAGGGACGACGTCGGGACCGTCTGCTGCGCGCTCGACGCAACGCAGAGAGTGGTGAAGGCCGCAGTCGCTGCCGGCGCTGACATGCTGGTCGTCCACCACACGCCCCTCTGGAACCCGGTCACGGCAGTCAGGGGGCCAACGGCGCGCCTGCTCCGGAGCCTGCTCTCCAGCGGCATGAACCTCTACGTCATGCACACGAACTTCGACCACGCCGAAGGCGGCGTCAACGACGTCCTCGCGGCCCGACTCGGCCTCCAGCGGACAGATCGGATGACCGCCGGCCTCGTCGGCGACTGCACGCTCAATGCCGAAGAGATCGCCCGCCGTCTCCCCGGCGGGGCGATACGGGTCTACGGCGGGGTGAGCACGATCAGGCGGCTGGCGGTCGTGGGAGGAAGCGGGTTTGACCCCGACCTGATCCAGGAGGCCCTCGACCTCGGGGCAGACGCCTTCCTCTCAGCGGAACTGAAGCACAGCGTGGCTCGTGCATCACCCATCCCCTGCCTGGAAGCCACCCACTACGCGCTCGAGGCCCCGGCCATGGAGGCTCTTGCATCCCGCATGGGGTGGCATTATATCCCTGATCCGCCACACGTAGTGGTAGTTTCATGA
- a CDS encoding PEGA domain-containing protein — MVLILCAGIPAVSAIGGDQGWYRVHCNIDGADVYFDGQYKGTTYGGTLDVPVYSTATPFKAVRVEKSGYQAYSSTLPSQPGAGETRDVYVTLQPVETAGSIYVTSSPSGAAIYLNGNYRGVAPLTIKNLAPGTYSLEADYSGYQSDLATVTVRAGQQSDVRFTLKPIQQYGSVKISSNPSGAYVYMDGAYKGRTPLTLNSVSAKNHIIELDLAGYYDWKTTISVASGVTRYVNAQMAPLPSETTGAIDVVSYPAGADVFLDDKYQGKTPSAGVLTISNVRIGSHTVRVALSGYQDYTTSVGVSGATTSHVTAALQPGQPTSTGSIAVTSSPSGAEIYIDNAYKGITPLTIDGVAAGTYAIRVALAGYNDWSTSVHVGSGSTASASASLTPVSTPTAKAGMAPFAVVGALGLLGLLVALHRRD, encoded by the coding sequence ATGGTTCTTATCCTCTGCGCCGGCATTCCTGCCGTATCAGCGATCGGGGGAGACCAGGGCTGGTACCGCGTCCACTGCAACATCGACGGTGCAGATGTGTATTTCGACGGACAGTACAAGGGTACCACGTACGGGGGAACGCTTGATGTCCCGGTCTATTCCACTGCGACGCCCTTCAAGGCCGTCCGGGTCGAGAAGAGCGGTTACCAGGCGTACTCCAGCACCCTGCCTTCGCAACCCGGGGCGGGCGAGACCCGGGACGTCTACGTGACGCTGCAGCCGGTCGAGACCGCTGGTTCGATCTACGTCACGTCAAGCCCCTCGGGTGCGGCGATCTACCTGAACGGGAACTACCGGGGCGTGGCGCCGCTCACGATCAAGAACCTCGCCCCCGGCACCTACTCCCTTGAGGCCGACTACTCCGGCTACCAGTCAGATCTGGCTACCGTCACGGTCAGGGCCGGGCAGCAGTCCGACGTCCGGTTCACCCTGAAGCCCATCCAGCAGTACGGGTCGGTCAAGATCAGTTCCAATCCCTCAGGCGCATACGTCTACATGGACGGGGCCTATAAGGGCCGGACGCCCTTGACGCTCAACAGCGTCTCGGCAAAGAACCACATCATCGAGCTCGACCTCGCTGGCTACTACGACTGGAAGACGACTATATCTGTGGCCTCTGGCGTGACGCGGTACGTCAACGCTCAGATGGCACCCCTCCCCTCCGAGACCACCGGGGCTATCGACGTGGTCTCCTACCCGGCCGGCGCGGACGTCTTCCTTGACGACAAGTACCAGGGTAAGACCCCCTCGGCGGGAGTGCTCACGATCTCGAACGTCAGGATCGGTTCCCACACCGTCAGGGTCGCTCTCTCCGGCTACCAGGACTACACGACATCGGTCGGCGTCAGCGGGGCAACCACGAGCCATGTCACCGCGGCGCTCCAGCCCGGCCAGCCGACCTCGACGGGTTCGATTGCGGTCACCTCCTCTCCGTCGGGGGCCGAGATCTACATCGACAACGCCTATAAGGGCATCACCCCGCTGACCATCGACGGTGTTGCCGCCGGCACCTATGCGATCAGGGTGGCGCTCGCCGGCTACAACGACTGGTCGACCAGTGTCCATGTTGGGTCCGGAAGCACCGCCTCGGCCTCGGCCTCGCTCACTCCCGTGTCGACCCCGACGGCGAAGGCGGGCATGGCGCCCTTTGCCGTGGTGGGGGCGCTCGGTCTCCTCGGGCTCCTCGTCGCCCTGCACCGGCGGGACTGA
- a CDS encoding homocysteine biosynthesis protein, giving the protein MEKSLDLINARIRDGNARVVTADEMPAIVDELGEEGALEEVDVVTTGTFGAMCSSGAFFNFGHADPPIRMERVWLNDVEAYAGLAAVDAYLGATQEADSPDRVYGGAHVLEELVGGGTVELRATSHGTDCYPRRSITTELLLEDMNQAVMVNPRNSYQCYDAATNTTDRTLYTYMGSLLPRCGNVSYSGAGTLSPLANDPGFRVIGSGVPIFLAGGEGMVVGEGTQHSAGGGFGTLMVTGDMKQMRQEFLRAAVMNGYGVTLYVGVGVPIPVLDTGIVRSTAVRDEDLLTEVIDYGTPRRDRPSLATVSYADLKSGAIELGGETVRTSSLSSYRRARAVAQELKGWIEEGKMELALPTRRIDPTKRVKPMRETAITPRVRDIMNRQVISITEDEEIRVAAKRLLKDETNHLPVLDGNGTLVGIITTYDVSKAVVTDGRLRQVKDIMTRKVIKTTPDEPVDIAAQKLERNNISALPVVDTTNRVVGILSAIDLGKLFGGRRRR; this is encoded by the coding sequence ATGGAAAAGTCCCTCGACCTCATCAATGCCCGGATACGCGACGGTAACGCACGAGTCGTTACCGCCGACGAGATGCCGGCAATTGTCGACGAACTCGGAGAGGAAGGAGCACTGGAGGAGGTCGATGTCGTCACGACCGGGACGTTCGGGGCAATGTGCTCCTCCGGTGCATTCTTCAACTTCGGGCACGCCGACCCCCCTATCAGGATGGAACGTGTCTGGCTCAATGATGTGGAGGCATACGCAGGGCTAGCGGCGGTCGACGCATACCTCGGTGCAACCCAGGAGGCTGATTCCCCGGACCGGGTCTACGGCGGCGCCCACGTCCTCGAAGAGCTCGTCGGAGGAGGCACCGTCGAACTCCGGGCGACCTCCCACGGGACCGACTGCTACCCGCGCAGGAGCATCACCACAGAACTGCTGCTTGAGGATATGAACCAGGCGGTCATGGTGAACCCGAGAAACTCCTACCAGTGCTACGACGCGGCGACGAACACCACCGACCGGACGCTCTACACCTACATGGGCAGCCTCCTCCCGCGGTGCGGCAACGTCTCTTACTCCGGAGCAGGGACCCTCTCGCCGCTCGCAAACGACCCCGGATTCCGGGTCATCGGGAGCGGCGTCCCGATCTTCCTTGCTGGTGGGGAGGGTATGGTGGTCGGCGAAGGGACCCAGCACTCGGCAGGCGGCGGGTTCGGGACGTTGATGGTGACCGGGGACATGAAACAGATGCGGCAGGAGTTCCTGCGCGCGGCAGTGATGAACGGCTATGGCGTGACGCTGTATGTCGGCGTCGGCGTCCCGATACCGGTGCTTGATACCGGCATTGTCCGGAGCACCGCGGTGCGGGATGAGGATCTCCTGACCGAGGTCATCGATTACGGCACCCCCCGCCGGGACCGGCCGTCGCTTGCAACGGTCAGTTACGCCGACTTAAAGAGCGGGGCCATCGAGCTTGGGGGGGAGACCGTCCGGACATCATCGCTCTCCAGTTACCGGCGGGCACGGGCGGTGGCGCAGGAATTGAAAGGCTGGATAGAGGAGGGGAAGATGGAACTTGCGCTCCCCACCCGGCGGATCGACCCGACAAAGCGTGTAAAGCCCATGCGGGAGACGGCGATCACCCCCCGCGTCCGCGATATCATGAACCGGCAGGTGATCAGCATCACCGAGGACGAGGAGATCCGGGTGGCGGCAAAACGGCTCCTCAAGGATGAGACGAACCACCTCCCGGTCCTGGACGGCAACGGTACGCTGGTCGGGATCATCACCACCTACGACGTCTCGAAGGCCGTGGTGACCGACGGGAGGTTGCGGCAGGTGAAAGATATCATGACCCGGAAGGTGATCAAGACGACTCCCGACGAACCGGTGGACATCGCCGCCCAGAAACTGGAGCGCAACAACATCAGCGCGCTCCCGGTGGTGGATACGACCAACCGGGTGGTCGGGATCCTCTCGGCGATCGATCTCGGGAAGCTCTTCGGCGGGAGGCGGCGGCGATGA
- a CDS encoding 4Fe-4S binding protein: MKLLLTFSRRGQHDSGREPVIARVVKETGVLINVEKANIDSMAGEVLIDVPDSDADLVRQRLAEMGVAVRVMENAIALDEAECVDCGACISVCPQEVFSFDEEWRLQVSGERCVLCGKCILACPHSALSQQG; the protein is encoded by the coding sequence ATGAAACTTCTGCTGACGTTCTCCCGGAGAGGACAGCACGACTCCGGAAGGGAACCGGTGATCGCCCGGGTGGTGAAGGAGACCGGTGTCCTGATCAATGTGGAGAAGGCGAACATCGACTCCATGGCCGGTGAAGTGCTGATCGACGTCCCCGATAGCGACGCGGACCTGGTCAGGCAGCGCCTTGCGGAGATGGGTGTCGCGGTCCGCGTCATGGAGAACGCTATCGCTCTCGACGAGGCTGAGTGTGTCGATTGCGGGGCCTGCATCAGCGTCTGCCCCCAGGAGGTCTTCTCGTTCGATGAGGAATGGCGCCTCCAGGTGAGCGGGGAGCGGTGCGTCCTCTGCGGCAAGTGCATCCTGGCCTGCCCCCACTCTGCCCTCTCGCAACAGGGATGA
- a CDS encoding UPF0280 family protein → MIREHFEFRQTIATILADEPGHVEAAKSGMMAARQEVERQIATDPYFSATLEPYTPEAPGRTVGRMARAAEEAGVGPMAAVAGAIAWAGVEAMVDAGASFGLVDNGGDIALVSDREVKIGVFAGASPLSGRIAFLLPPQEGILGICTSSATVGPSISFGIADAVTVFSPDVACADAWATAICNQITRDDTSILDALPGTEIRGVLAVIGDVVIRWGDLPPVVRARVDERLITAGRPPV, encoded by the coding sequence ATGATCAGGGAGCACTTCGAGTTCCGGCAGACGATCGCGACCATCCTTGCCGACGAGCCAGGGCACGTTGAGGCGGCGAAATCCGGTATGATGGCCGCCCGGCAGGAGGTCGAGCGACAGATCGCCACGGATCCCTATTTTTCAGCGACGCTTGAGCCGTATACTCCAGAGGCCCCGGGCCGGACGGTCGGCCGCATGGCCCGGGCAGCCGAGGAGGCCGGGGTCGGGCCCATGGCGGCGGTGGCCGGCGCCATCGCCTGGGCAGGGGTGGAGGCGATGGTCGATGCCGGGGCATCGTTTGGTCTCGTCGACAACGGGGGGGATATTGCTCTTGTGAGCGATCGTGAGGTGAAAATTGGTGTCTTCGCGGGGGCATCGCCCTTAAGCGGGCGCATCGCGTTCCTGCTCCCGCCGCAGGAGGGGATCCTCGGCATCTGCACCTCCTCGGCGACGGTGGGGCCGTCCATCAGTTTCGGCATCGCCGACGCCGTGACGGTCTTCTCCCCCGACGTCGCCTGTGCGGATGCCTGGGCGACGGCGATCTGCAACCAGATCACCAGAGACGACACTTCTATCCTCGACGCCCTCCCGGGAACGGAGATCCGGGGAGTGCTCGCCGTCATCGGCGACGTGGTGATCCGCTGGGGAGATCTTCCCCCGGTTGTGCGGGCAAGGGTGGACGAGCGGCTGATCACCGCGGGGAGACCGCCTGTCTAG
- a CDS encoding MarR family transcriptional regulator, protein MREEDLDWAVYHQIPENGGVTTGDLVAATGFEPSAVTASLERLERYLLIRRSGETVRLLSVQESLVECRCRYTVDLPFVIENGVIKAKRRDE, encoded by the coding sequence GTGCGTGAGGAAGATCTGGACTGGGCCGTATACCACCAAATTCCCGAAAACGGCGGTGTTACGACCGGAGACCTGGTAGCAGCCACCGGTTTTGAACCTTCTGCGGTCACTGCATCGCTTGAGCGCCTTGAGCGTTACCTTCTGATCCGGCGGTCCGGGGAGACGGTCCGGCTCCTGTCCGTCCAGGAGTCTCTGGTCGAGTGCCGGTGCCGGTATACTGTGGATCTGCCGTTTGTCATCGAGAACGGTGTCATAAAGGCGAAAAGGAGAGATGAGTGA
- a CDS encoding tRNA (cytidine(56)-2'-O)-methyltransferase: protein MPAVAVLRIGHRPERDQRVTTHVGLAARALGARGMYLAADDPGVIKSIEDVASRWGGDFFAENNVKWRRCIEDWKAGGGKVVHLTMYGLRMTDVIDDIRDQERVLVVVGAEKVPGDIYGLADYNVSVTTQPHSEISSLALFLDHLFEGKELNREYPDAKIRIEPSGAGKKTVEQ from the coding sequence ATGCCTGCCGTAGCAGTGCTCCGGATAGGCCACCGGCCGGAACGTGATCAAAGGGTGACGACCCATGTCGGGCTTGCGGCGCGGGCTCTCGGGGCCCGGGGCATGTACCTCGCCGCAGACGACCCCGGCGTGATCAAGAGCATCGAGGATGTGGCCTCCCGGTGGGGAGGAGACTTTTTTGCGGAGAATAACGTGAAGTGGCGGCGGTGTATCGAGGACTGGAAGGCCGGCGGCGGCAAGGTCGTCCACCTTACGATGTACGGGCTCCGGATGACCGACGTCATCGACGATATCAGGGACCAGGAGCGGGTGCTTGTGGTGGTTGGGGCCGAGAAGGTGCCGGGCGATATCTACGGCCTTGCCGACTACAACGTCTCGGTAACCACCCAACCCCACTCCGAGATCTCAAGCCTCGCCCTCTTCCTCGACCACCTCTTCGAGGGGAAGGAACTGAACAGGGAGTACCCGGATGCGAAGATCCGGATCGAGCCGTCAGGCGCAGGCAAGAAGACGGTGGAGCAGTGA